Within the Halobaculum limi genome, the region CCGGGTGCCGCAGTCGCTGCTGGCACAGGTCGACGAGGCCTGGGAGGAGCGTGGCTACGCGACCAAGTCCGAATTCATCCGCGACGCCCTTCGGGACGCTGTGAACCCGCCAACCCAGCTATCCGAGGAAGCGCTAGAGCATCTGGCTGAAAGTCGCACGCAGCGGGAGCAGGGCGAGACGGTGTCGCAGGACGACGTGAAGGACCGCTTGGGAATCGATGACTGAGGTCCAGTGGACACCGAAAGCACTCGATTTACTGGAGGGTCTCGAGACTGAAGGCCAAGGGCGGTTGGTGAAGAAACTCGACGAGGCGAAAGACTGGACATCCCATCGCCTCGAAAAGCTCACCGGCTACCCGTACTACAAGCTCCGCGCCGGCGACTACCGAGCGATCATCACGTGGGACCGAGACGAGGATGTCCTCGTCGTTGAGGCGGTTGGGCATCGGCGGAATATCTACGATCGCCACCTCCCGCCGTAACCCATTCTACCTACAAGGAGAGAAGGCCGGGATTCCCTCCTTGTAGGAAGATGGCCAGCTGTGAAGAGAGTTCGAATCACTACAACTAATTGTGACGGGAGATAGCCACCACCCGTGCGAGAGTCTGCTGTGGTTCGCCTCCTTGTGGTCTTTCTACTAATAGCAGGTGCCACAAGCGGTGTCACTGCCGCCGCGAATCCGGCGCCGACGCCACAGGCCCTCTCTGATACTGTGGTCTTTCAGCAGGAGACGACGCCGACGCAGCAAAACAACTCGACGGTCCAGCAGGAAGACCCCGAGACCGTTGCTGAAGACGGCGATTCAGAAGCGCTTCGGTCCTACCTCGCTCAGTCACTTGCTCGCCGCCTCCAAGGCAGTACCGTCAATTTGAGTCAAGGCGAGTACGACCAAGCCCGCGAGCTTGTTGGCGAGGAGTACCAGGAAGACTTCGAGAAATTCGTTGAGGTCAGCGGCGAGACCGATGGTGACCAGACACCAGAGTCGTTCGAGCAAGCAATTCAAAATCAGCAGGAGTTCATCAACCGAACGCAGTCATACCGCGAGACAAAAGCCGAGTATGAAGAAGCGGTCGCGAACGGGAACGAGACGCGTGCCCGGGAGTTGGCTCGCGAACTGAATCAGATTGCGGCTCAAGTGAACGAGTCCGAGGGGAATGTCTCGAGATCGTACACTGCGGTCCAAAATCAAACGGGTGCGAATCTCAGTCGTGAGGAGACGTCGGTGCAAGAGGTTGGCCAGAACATCACGAGTGATGCAGCGTCAGTTGTCCAAGCGACGTTCATTCAAACGCGGCTTTCAGCAGAGATTGACCGAACTTCTATCTCATTTCTCAACCCTGTTGCGCTGACTGGCACACTCCAAACTGGAAATGGAACGGCAGTCGCCAATCAGTCAGTGACACTCTCTGTTGGTGGCCAACAATTGACGACCCAGACTGACTCGACTGGGTCGTTCAGTGTTGAGTATCGACCGGTGTTAATCGATGTTAACGCGACGACGCTCAACGTTAGCTACCAGCCGAGCAATGGATCTGTGTATCTCGGCAACTCCACGACTGTACCGGTGACTGGCGTCGAACAAGTTGTTGTCGAGCAAACGGTCACTGGGCCAGACTCCGCAGGATTTGGTGAGACTGTTACTATCTCTGGGCAGATTGACGCTGAAGGGGTTCCAGTTGGCGACGTCCCTGTTCGAATTATGGCTGGCGACGTTCGGCTTGGTACGGTTCGCACGAACGAATCGGGCGTGTACTCACTGACGACTACGCTTCCGGCGAACGTCAGCAGTGGTTCTCAATCGATCACTGCATCGATTCCGCTGACTGGCCGGGCCGTCGCGGGGCAGCCAGTCCAAACGACTGTGCAGATTAGCGAGACAGCCACCGAACTTGATCTCGACACTGCCGTGAATAGCACCACTGGGACTGTATCGGGAGCGTTGACGACGACAAGTGGTGCTCCACTCCCAAATCAGCAACTCGACGTCCTTGTCGATGGGACCGTCGTGACTACGGTAGAGACCAATTCAGAGGGTCAGTTTGCGACGACCGTCGCACGCCCGCTTGCGAACACTACGCGCGCAACAGTTACTATCCGCTATGATTCTGCGGGGACAAATCTTGGAGACTCACAGGCACGTAGTGTATTAGAGTGGGAAGGAGAGACTGATGGTCAAAGTGGGCTCCTCCAAACGCTTGTCGCCAATCAATCGGTGGTTGTGGTTGGCGGGATTGGAGTTCTTGTGTTGGCCAGCGGTGCTGGACTACTGTTCCTGATTCGCGACGAGGACCAAGTTGCAGCTGTGGGTGATTCGACAAACGGACCCACAGAGAACGGACCCGCTGTCAGCGATAGTGTTGATGATTCATCAGTCACCGACAGGGTCGACGCGCTGACGCAGCATCTGGACGATGACCCGACAGCTGCGGTAACGCTCGCGTTCACACTGGTTCGTACCCAACTTGCTGAGAGTACCAACGTTGACAACGCGTTAACACACCGTGAGTTCCTACGAAAGTGCCAGCGTAGTGTTTCTGCAGAACAGTTCACCCAACTTGAGGCGCTTACTGATATGTATGAACGCGCTGCGTTCCGTTCAACTCCGATTTCGGACGAAGAAGCGCAAGATGTAGTCGATATTGCCAAGTCATTGCTTCGTTAGCGAGCTGTGGTACAATACTCTACAAGTATAGACTATTGCTCAACATTGGTAGTCCTTCTCCCACTAGAGAGATGATTCGAACAAGTTGTTCATCACAATCACACTCGAACTCAATCATCGACGAATAAGCGATATGCGTACGGGCTGTTCTCTGATTATATACTAATAACTTGTTTGTAAATTACTGTAGTAGCTATTTGCATATATTTCGAACACCAAATACAAATGTTCAAGTGAGTGAACACCTGATACGTCAGTTAATGGGACGTTACCCTCGGCAGGTACGTAGTTCTCGCGTCAAATGCCTCGGTTGCAACGCGCCAGCAGCAGAGACAATTGACGATGTCTACGTGTGTGTTGAGTGTGGTGATACCGTCGCCGGCTGAGAACAACGATAACGATGTCAGGACAATCGATAGCAGAAAATGGAGGGGGGACCGTATCGGAGATCGAATCACTAGACCGTCCAGAAGGAGAACACCGGTCTGCAGCGGAACTAATTGTTGGTGAAGAAAGCGAGATTCGCCCGACGCTTAGCGTCGTAATGCCGACCCTAAATGAGGAAGAGGGCATCGCTGAGTGTATCGAGATGATTCGGACTGCAGTTGAAGAACTGCAGCTGTATACGGAGATTCTCGTCTCAGACAGTTCGACGGACCGCACTCCAGAGATCGCCCGAGAGATGGGTGCAATCGTCGTGACGCCCGATGCAGGCGGATACGGCTATGCGTACCGCTACGCGTTTGCTCGCGCTCGCGGGGATTACATCGCGATGGGGGACGCGGACACAACGTACGACTTCGAGGATCTCCCGGAGCTTATTGACCTCGTCGAGGACGGCGACGCAGATATGGCGATGGGCTCTCGCCTCGACGGCGAGATTATGCCAGGTGCAATGCCGACGCTCCACCAGTACATCGGAAACCCTGCTCTCACCGCGTTCTTGAACGCCTTCTACGGGGCGGGCGTCTCTGACGCCCACTCGGGGATGCGCGTGTTCACGCGCGAGGCGTGGGACCGGATGGACTGCGATACGACGGGGATGGAATTCGCCTCGGAGATGATTATGGAAGCGGGAGCGAAGGACCTGGAGATTGCCGAGCGGCCAATCGTCTACCACGAGCGTGAAGGTGAAGAGACGCTCGAGAGCTTCTCTGACGGCTGGCGTCACGTTCGGTTCATGCTGTTGAACGCACCAGGATATCTGTTCTCAGCGCCTGGAATCGCGCTTGCGCTTGTGGGCGCAGTGTTACTCGGCTTGGTTGCTAGTGGCGGAGAGCTTGGCGCAGCCACGTTCGGTCCCCGGACGTCGATTGCCGGGAGTCTGTTCGTGATTGCTGGGGTCAACGTCGCGAGTTACGGAATCTATGCCAGCATCGCGAGTGACCCGATTCGCCGCCCGGAAGACCCGATCACGAACTTCGTGACGAACACGTTGTCACTAGAAACAGGTGTCGCTGCAGGGGCCGCGACCCTTGCGGTTGGTGGTGCATATGCGCTGCTTGCAGTCACCCAGTGGTCGATCTCGGGATTCCAAATCGTGCCATCGCTGTCAGCGAGTCTGCTCGCGTTCACAGCGATCGTCGTTGGGATCCAAGTGATGTTCGGGAGCTTCTTCGTTGGAATTCTCTCCCGGAACTAACCGGCTGAAACTTTTTAACCATTTTAGCTTCTACATATGTAGATCTATCTGATAGTTTTGATGTTCAAGCGAATCTAAACGATGGATTGAGCGATCCTGAGCCATCGAGGGCCCAGAAAACTGCAATTCGGAGATGATCAGATATCTCATCGGCGACGACGAATTTCGGCCAGCGGACAGAAACGACGACCCAGGCGCTGATCTGTGCGGCTTTGACCAGCATATGGAAGTGAGATATTTCGTCACAGTGTCTTGCTTGAGGAGGCCCGCGCCATCCAACACAGTGACTCTGTGTTGGCCGTCTCCAGTAATCGGATCGCTGGCGTGTTGAGGGGTTTGATCAAGAGCGAGGAGACTCGCGGGATGGCGACTATCTGGCTTCGTGACCAGCCTCGAGAACGTCCATAGGCAGGCCGATCTCGCAACAACCTCTAATTGCGTCGCGTCCGATTTGGTCATCTCACTTGGCGAGATGCAGCCGATAGTCGGCTACATAATTGGTGATGAGTGACTGTCTTTGAGCGTAGAAGATTAATAATAATTCTGAAACGATTCAACTAATAATACCGAAAGCGGGACAGATTTGATGTTGGCAGAAGGAAATAATTAATTAAATGTATTCATTTATTTCCGCTTCCACCTCCCCCCATTGTCACGCCACCAACGTTCCGCATCGTCTGGGTCCTTCGCCAGGCGTCCAGTGGGATGGCGTCGATAGTCCGGTCACCTTCCAACATTAAGCCGACGGCGTCAGTGATCACGAACTCAACACGATTCAATTGATAAATAGATTGATCGAGTGGAGAGATTGCAGGACTGAACGTGTAGAAGCCGACATCGACCGAATACCTAAAATAGGCCTTTCCCTTCTTATCGGTTAAATGAAAATTGGTGTAAATGCTCGAACATTCATGGTTGAGGAACCAGACGGTGCAGTACAGTCTGCACAAAAATTGGTTGAGGAGTTAGCCTCTCGAAACGCTATTGAGGTGGTTCTGTACGGTAACTCCAGACTGAAACAGAAATTTGGTTCCATACTAGAGGTTCGTAGTACCGGGTTTGCCTCAAATTCTCCATTTTTTGGAGTTTTTTGGGAGCGGACTGTTCTTCCTTGCTTAGTAAACTCTGATGAACTTGATATACTACTCTGCCCAAACGGAAATGCTCCGCTTACCCCAGTGAATTGTCCAGTGGTAACCTACATTCACGATGTGAATGCTCAAAAAGGGATGTCTAGTGGGATACATGGAATCTACCGGAAGCTGGCTGTTCCTCTGGGAATTCGCAACTCTGACCTTGTTTTGACTGTATCCGAGTTCTCAAAAAGAGAAATATCCGAGCACCTCTCAGTTGAAGAAGAGGATATCTATGTTGTGTACAATGGACTTAGCAAGAGGTATTTAAGTGATAGCGAAGGTACACCTTGGGAACTCCCCGAAAACTACCTTCTATACGTAGGGGCAATGAACCCCAGAAAAAATGTTCAGAGGCTCGTAAAAGCATATAATCAGGTCAGAAGAGAGATCCCTCATAGGTTAGTACTAATCGGACCTCAAAACAAATCCGTATATAAGAAAATGGATATTGACGAATTCAGTGACGATATCATCACTCCTGGGTTCGTGTCGGAGTCTAAATTAAAATTCGCTTATAGAAATGCAGATCTGTTTGTATATCCTTCTCTGTATGAGGGATTTGGATTGCCCCCGTTGGAAGCTATGGCAGTTGGAACTCCTGTTGTCGCATCTGATAGGGCATCGCTTCCCGAACTGCTTAATGGACACTGTGAGTTAGTCAATCCAACTGAAATTGATCAAATCGCGAATTCCATTCTTAGATCGATAGCGCAGCCGTTAGATGAATCCGACCGGCAAAAACTTCGAAGGTATGCGCATAAATTTTCTTGGCAAAGTTCCGGTGACCAGGTAATTAATATCTTGAGATCAGTTGTTGACAACCGGGATTTCTAAGATTCTCATCGAAATACCACGCTTTCTTATTTTTACTCCGTAATTTGATCTTTTACCGTCTTTAACGACAGCGGAATTTTTGACTCAATCATTTCGATTATGAGCTTGTCTTCAGGTTGTAGCAGTCCCGCAACCAAGGTCAACACTACGGTGAAGGTTGCAGATCCAAAGAGAACTGCAAGAAAGCTGAATAATGGTGACTCAGTGGTGAGAGATAACAAATTTCCGATAGGAAAAACGAATGCTATCAAAACAGCATACGTTTTTGCGTTTGCTTTTGAGAACGGCGTGATTCTGAAGTTTTTAAATAAAATAGTAAAAACATATATATTCAATATTGTAAACGAAATTAACGAGGAAACTGCAGCTCCAACGTAGCTGTACCTTGGCACTAAGATAATATTCAGAAGAACATTAACAGAGAATGCTAACAGATTAGCATATGATATGTGCCGGGTTTCTCCCAGTGCGGAAAGTGTTTCGCGATTACGACCAACCATCACATTCGTGAAAAACCCCAGGGCGAGGATCGATAGCGCGACCCCTGCTGGCTGATACTCAACACCCCATAGAAGGACCATTGTTTTCTGAGGTATGACCACAAAAGTCACCAAGGCAGGTAGTGAAATAATAAATATCCAACGGGTAGTCATCTGATAGACCTGATTCAGTTCATTGGTGCGCCCTTTAGCGTCTAACTTTGAGGCCAAAGGGAGATATAAAAATCCAAATGATGACAAAACCAGTTGTAAGCCCGCCGCGACCGGATACGCTGCGCTGTATTGCCCGACATCGGCAGGTGTATTAAAATAACCCACCATCAGGGTATCAGTCCTCGTTAATAGTATCCCTATTATTGAGGAGACAATTAGAGGGAACGAAAATTGAAGTAACTTGCTTGTCGTCCTTTCTGCAGGGCCAAAGAGAGAGAATACATTGTTCGCATAGTATAGCGATACCACGAAGACGAGCAAAGAAGACGCAAAGTACGCAAACCCAGCCGCAACGAGTTCATATCCGAGAGTTAGGAGAGCCAACAAAATCGCAATTCGACCTAGCGGGTATATGAGGTCTTGTGTGTACGTCTTGTACTTCGTTATCTCGTATCCTCGAATGGCTGCAATTGATATTCGGAAACCCGAGTAGAAGGGGATCGCGACAACGAATACACTCAGGACTCTCCCGTATTCTGATGACTGTAAAAATGCTCTTGAGAGGTCCTGGATAAAGAAGTTAGCAAGTATAACTAGCAAAATGGAGATAGATATGCAGATAGCAATTGCACTTACCCAGACACCTCGTTTCTTTCTTGTCTCCTCGTATCTCGAAATGTATCTGGGTATACCTTGATTTAATCCAAATATTGAGATTATTGATAAGAGTGTGAATATCGTGATTCCAACACTGATTATTCCGTAATCTGATGGCCCGAGAAACCGTCCGATGATTATTCTCTCAACTAATCCAGAGACAGAGGCCACTATTGAGCCTAAGAACACCAGAATAGTACTGGAAAGGAGTCCTTTGAGTTCCGAGTCGTCCACCATCAGGCGTAGCCCAAATCCTCCAAACGAGACATTACATCCGTATCAACATCCATAGTAGACGCTGTAATCTCCTTTCGATCTAATTCAGCTATGAGATCCTCCAGGATGCTCTCGGCTTCGGTCTCACTCAGCTCTGATTTTGAAGTTAGGCAACCATCGTGTTCTTCATAGGCATATCGATTTCTACGATCAACGAAGCCAGACAACTGACAGTCAAGCTGATTGTACATATCCTCTGCGACACCCTTCTTTTCAAACTGTGCTAAGTGCCACTTAAGTAGCCCGTGGTATTCCACAACGTAGTCGCGTGAATCAACAGATGACAACAAGTCTTGACCCCGAGAATCAGCACTTACGCCACACATTTCACATATTGTTTTGTGAACATCTAAGATACTAACCACTTCTTTACGACTCTCTGACTTGCAGTTTGAGCCAGAGATCACCAAAGGAACGTGAGTTAACTCTGGGTAAATACCATAGCTGTGGTTCCAAAGGTCCTGTTCGCCAAGCATCTCCCCGTGGTCAGAGAGTGTAATAACGTAGTCAAACTGTTTTTCCAGAATAGAGAATATTTTCTCGTACATATCTGACAAGTATTCTACGGAACCATTGTACGCTTCTCTGATTTCATCTGGATCGTCAACATTGTCAGATAAGGCGTCGCCAAGAACAACGTCAACTGGTGTGTCAACATCACAGTACTCTTCTGGAGGATCGTAAGGTGTGTGCGCATCCATTATATTCAGGAATAGAAAGTTGTCAGATTCGAATGAAGTGTTCCTCAGGCGTTCAAGTATCTTCTCGGAACCTCCATCCGCGGTGCTCAACTCCATTTTGATTCCTTGGCGAATAGACGGTAAGACCTTCCCATCACTGAAGAAACAGTGCCTTAGGGCGTCGACGTATTTGCGAATACCACTTGATTCGTTATTTGCATAGAACTCTTCCCAGTCAACGACGTCGTCATTTCTTATTGAGAGATTTGACGGTCCAACAAAAGTATCAAATCCACTCTCCCACCCGTCCCACATAGTTATCTGGGGGTTCGCAGAGAATAGGGAGTTATGATATCCTTGGTTAGAAAGTAGCTCTGGGAGGGTCTCGAAGTCAACACTTAATGACGGGCTCTTACCGTGTACCGCGATTTCTGACGGGTATTTTCCAGTGAACAAAGATGCGTGGGCAGGAATCGTCCAGTGAGAAGTTGAATAGCAATTCTCGAATCTCTTACCAGGCAACCAGTCAAAGTGCTCATTGAATGAATCATAGCGTAGTGTATCCAAAACGACGACCGCGACATCATTCATAATCACGCTTAGCTACCAGAAGGTAAATAATACTTAGTGGTTCACTCTGCATCAAGTGAGCGAAGTAGACGTGTAGCAACGACGTAGAACAAATTAAATATGTAGATGGTATGTTTCTCGAAGAGGATAAAGTCTATATACCAACCTATGTAAGCCGCGTACAGTGATAGACCAGAACTATCGGGCTAATATCGAATACTGCCAAATGGCACCCGATCCATTAGTCTCTGTCATTATCCCATCCGTCCCAGAGAGCTCTCACAGAAGTGTAGTAGATATGCTATCCGAACAGGATTTTGAGGAGAGTTATGAAGTCCTCGTCGTAAATGATTCTTCGTTGGGAGTTTCGGACGCTAGGAATGCTGGTCTTTTAGCGGCGAATGCTGACACAGTCGCATTCATTGACGACGACTGTGAACCCGAGTCAAACTGGCTCAGTTCGATATATTCAGAGATGAAAGACAACGAATTTGTGTGTATTGAAGGGAAAGTTGTAGGCGGCCTCTCGTACACAGGAAAAAGGGGATATCCAACCTGTAATCTAACTGTTGACCGTGAGACTGCTATTGATGTTGGTGGATTCCGGAGCGAGTTTGATGGCTGGCGAGAGGATACCGAGTTCGGGTGGAGAATGGAACGAGATGGAGACGGCAAGTGTGGTTACAATCCAAACCAGGTAGTAGCACACCCCAGCCGACCCCGGGCAAACTACATTGACAAAAATGAACAATTGCTAAAAAATGAGTACCCAGATAATTATAATGAGGTGATGAACAACACGATCAAAGACAGACTGTTCCGTGCCTTGCAAAAGAGGGGAATCACGAACTGGCTAAATCACCACCGATGGGGAGAAAAGAGCCAATGAATTTTGGGATAGTAAGTCAGTGGAAAAAGTACTATCAGAACCATGGTGTGAAGTCAGGTAATCTCATAGTAAAAGATATTCTTAGTGGAGTTAGCTATATCTCAGGTGTACACAAAAGAGGGCAATCCGTGTTTGAAAAAGAATGGGACCTGCTCATAATACTAGACGCTTGCAGGTACGACCACTACTGCGAGATCGTCAACAACTGTGAGAAACATACCTCAAATGCTAGCACTTCCAGTGAATGGATGGCAAAAAATTTCGGCGAGGATTATAGCTCAGAAGTCAGTAAAACGGCGTACATCACATCAAACCCACATTCGTCGATGATAGAACAGAACTCGTTTGAGTACGTCGATGAAGTCTGGAAAAATGGATGGAACAAAGAGTTGGGAACGGTTCTCCCTCAGACTGTGACTGACAGAGCCATATCTGCTGCACGTGAGAATGATTTCGAACGTCTCATAGTTCATTATATGCAGCCACACTTCCCATTCATAGCTGGAGATCAAAATGTGGGGAGTATGAAAAAGGTAGATTCGGGGAAGGGGGCTCATTCAGGGAACGTTTGGCAGCAAATCGCTGTAGGTAATCTCTCGGTTGATGAAATTTTGTCACCTTACAAACAAAACCTCGAATTCGTTATGGAGAGTGTAGAAGTTTTGCTCGAGAACTTCGACGGGAACGCAGTTATTACCGCAGACCATGCCAACGCCTTGGGCGAGTACGGAGTAACGGGACACCCAGCATATATTCCGATTGACGCGATTAGGGCTGTACCTTGGGATGAGAGAACGTGTGTTGACTCTGAAAACCACATCCCCAAAAGCACGGAATTGAGTGCAGAAGAAACAAATAATGTAGAGTCACGCCTTGCAGATCTGGGTTATATGTGAGTATCCGAAAGGGTTATACCCTAAAATACTCCAAAGTTACTACATGAAAGAGGGGCAATTTAACGTACTTCTACTGACTATAGACTGTCTAAGATACGATCGATGTGGTATCAATGGCTACCACCGAAATACGACACCTCAAATTGATCAACTGGGAGCTGAATCAGTAGTCTTTGATAGGGCCTACTCTACCGGCTCTTGGACGCCAGAGTCGTTCCCCGGTATTCTTGCGGGACTTCACTCACACAATTCCTCGTACTATACTACACCAAATCTAAAGGCTATACCACCAAAGCAAAAGACCATAGCATCTGAAATAAGTGAGCACGGATACGATACGTTTGCAAAGATTTCTAACCCTCATCTGACGGAAGATCGGAATTACGACATCGGATTTGACCATTTTACAAATATTAGGGATGAGCAGAGCTCAAAGGAATTTAGAGAATCTAAAGAATCGTCTGGAATCTTAGACAATGTCGGAGGTTCATTATGGGAATTGAAAGAGAAGATGCAAAGTCGAAGTACACTTCCGAAGTATAGCCTTTCTTCACTTGGATTCTCAGCGTACAGATACTATCAAAAAAAGTCTGGATGGCCCACGATCAAAGGAGAAGATGTAGTTGACGAACTGATTGATTCAATCTCCACAGCGGAAAATCCATTTTTTGGTTGGGGACACTTTATGGACCTACACGCGCCGCTTAACCCGAATACTGTTACAGAAGGTGGACTGTTTTCCGGCTCATACTTCGATCAATTCAGCCACGATGCAAAGCGGGCTAGTAACATATTCTCTCCGGGTTACGAAGCAATGTACGATAGTGCTCTGCGTTACGTCGATGCCCAAGTGTCCAGGCTAATAGAGGAACTGAAGCAGCAGGGTGTCTGGGAGAATACAGTGGTGATACTAACAGCAGACCACGGTGAAGCACTACACGAACGTGGAGTGTATGGTCATTTATCTCTAGGGGAAGAGTTCGTTCATGGTGAGGGACGTCACTACCTATACGACGAACTACTTCATGTCCCTCTCATTGTTAGAATCCCAGATAACAACCACCGTCGGAATAACAGTCCTTTTTCACTTGGCTGGCTTCATGAATTACTGGGAGAAATCGCAGGAGTCGACTTAGGAGAGTTCCCATACTCAAGCGAACAGGAGTCACATCTTTCGGAAGCTTTGAGCACTGACACGCCAGTAGTCTCAGACACGTTATCCGAGAGTGGTCATACGGTTGCGGTACAAGATTCAGATAAGAAACTCTGGAAGATGACTCACAGCAAAGCAGGATACGAGGATACAGGTATTGCATTTAGACTTATGTCTGATGGCTCGGAGCGAATTGAGATCGACCCAGAGTCAGTTGACCGTCAATTTCATAAATTAATATCAGAGCACTCTTCATCACCAAATTCACTTCGTTCCGTTGAAGGCGAAATTAGTTCAGAAACAGATGATCTGTTGAAGCAGTTAGGATACAAGACATAAAATCTTAGAAAACGATCATAAAACTGCTTGATAAACTGTTAACCATCAAAATTAATTAAAAAATTGCCACGGCAAATAAAAGTCCTCTATTCAGTTTTATTTTTAACCTTTGGGGCCCTCGTTTCATATCAGGCCTGGCTCCCAACGAGAGCAACGTCGGATGAGCGCTTCGCATCATATAGCATTCACAATTTGCTCTCTCAGAACCATTTGTATACTAATACTGGTGTGAGCTATAGCAACGGCAACCTGTATCAAATATTTTCATCGGTAGCTCTCAAAGTTACAGGACTGAATTACCCTGCTACAGACCTATTGTCACCAACGATCGGTGTCTTAGTATTCGCGCTAATCACTTCTCTTCTAATCACTATCCATAATCGGGAATCAAAAACAAGAAATTGGTGGGTAGCAGTGATAATCCCAGCAGGAATCTTAGTTTTCCCAGGGTTCGTGTCTCGACTTTTGGAAACAAGTCATAAAGCAATTACATTCACATTTGTTTTTGCCAGCCTCTATCTTGTGATTCGTCTAAGAGACGACCGAAGATTTAGTATTCTTTTTCTATCGCTCGCATTGTGTATCGGCCTGACAAATTATGTGTGGGGAATCGTGTACGGATCGATGCTCGTGTTGTTTGCAGTGGGATATCATCGATACTGGATCTTCGATCATATCGCAGTTGCCGTTATACCTGTCTCAGTTGCAGTCGTTGCACCACTTTACTTGCCATCAATCAGCTGGAACATCAACTCAACTGTGAGGATTACTCGAGCAATCCGTGGACTTCAAACGGCCAGTCCTAAAGGTGCAGGAGGAACAGGCGCACTACAGGGATGGCCAATATTCTCTATCGGAGGAATTAGTGTGAATATATGGTTTGTTTTTGTTATTGGTATTATGGCGATTTCAATCATCTCACTATTTGTTGGTTTTTTAGTATTGCACCGGTTGAGAATGCCAGAGGTTTCAAACCTTGATACCGGAATGTTTGGTATGTTCCTATGGAGTTCGGCAATTTTAATTGCACTTCTTGCTGCCGGGAATCTTGCAACTTTAAAGCGTGTTATTATTATTCCAAGCATTTTGAGCTTACTTTATTTATCCACCAGAATTTCTATCGGCTCACTGTATAATGGGGTTAGTTTCACGAAGCGAGGCCAGTCACAGATATTCACCGTACTGGCGATTATTCTATTGATTTCTGTACCACTAGCAAGTCCCAGACTCGCACCGCATGGTGATATTTCGCC harbors:
- a CDS encoding sulfatase-like hydrolase/transferase — its product is MNDVAVVVLDTLRYDSFNEHFDWLPGKRFENCYSTSHWTIPAHASLFTGKYPSEIAVHGKSPSLSVDFETLPELLSNQGYHNSLFSANPQITMWDGWESGFDTFVGPSNLSIRNDDVVDWEEFYANNESSGIRKYVDALRHCFFSDGKVLPSIRQGIKMELSTADGGSEKILERLRNTSFESDNFLFLNIMDAHTPYDPPEEYCDVDTPVDVVLGDALSDNVDDPDEIREAYNGSVEYLSDMYEKIFSILEKQFDYVITLSDHGEMLGEQDLWNHSYGIYPELTHVPLVISGSNCKSESRKEVVSILDVHKTICEMCGVSADSRGQDLLSSVDSRDYVVEYHGLLKWHLAQFEKKGVAEDMYNQLDCQLSGFVDRRNRYAYEEHDGCLTSKSELSETEAESILEDLIAELDRKEITASTMDVDTDVMSRLEDLGYA
- a CDS encoding flippase, giving the protein MVDDSELKGLLSSTILVFLGSIVASVSGLVERIIIGRFLGPSDYGIISVGITIFTLLSIISIFGLNQGIPRYISRYEETRKKRGVWVSAIAICISISILLVILANFFIQDLSRAFLQSSEYGRVLSVFVVAIPFYSGFRISIAAIRGYEITKYKTYTQDLIYPLGRIAILLALLTLGYELVAAGFAYFASSLLVFVVSLYYANNVFSLFGPAERTTSKLLQFSFPLIVSSIIGILLTRTDTLMVGYFNTPADVGQYSAAYPVAAGLQLVLSSFGFLYLPLASKLDAKGRTNELNQVYQMTTRWIFIISLPALVTFVVIPQKTMVLLWGVEYQPAGVALSILALGFFTNVMVGRNRETLSALGETRHISYANLLAFSVNVLLNIILVPRYSYVGAAVSSLISFTILNIYVFTILFKNFRITPFSKANAKTYAVLIAFVFPIGNLLSLTTESPLFSFLAVLFGSATFTVVLTLVAGLLQPEDKLIIEMIESKIPLSLKTVKDQITE
- a CDS encoding type II toxin-antitoxin system RelE family toxin, with protein sequence MTEVQWTPKALDLLEGLETEGQGRLVKKLDEAKDWTSHRLEKLTGYPYYKLRAGDYRAIITWDRDEDVLVVEAVGHRRNIYDRHLPP
- a CDS encoding glycosyltransferase family 2 protein, which gives rise to MSGQSIAENGGGTVSEIESLDRPEGEHRSAAELIVGEESEIRPTLSVVMPTLNEEEGIAECIEMIRTAVEELQLYTEILVSDSSTDRTPEIAREMGAIVVTPDAGGYGYAYRYAFARARGDYIAMGDADTTYDFEDLPELIDLVEDGDADMAMGSRLDGEIMPGAMPTLHQYIGNPALTAFLNAFYGAGVSDAHSGMRVFTREAWDRMDCDTTGMEFASEMIMEAGAKDLEIAERPIVYHEREGEETLESFSDGWRHVRFMLLNAPGYLFSAPGIALALVGAVLLGLVASGGELGAATFGPRTSIAGSLFVIAGVNVASYGIYASIASDPIRRPEDPITNFVTNTLSLETGVAAGAATLAVGGAYALLAVTQWSISGFQIVPSLSASLLAFTAIVVGIQVMFGSFFVGILSRN
- a CDS encoding ribbon-helix-helix domain-containing protein, with the protein product MSTDSDADADGEMEKINVRVPQSLLAQVDEAWEERGYATKSEFIRDALRDAVNPPTQLSEEALEHLAESRTQREQGETVSQDDVKDRLGIDD
- a CDS encoding glycosyltransferase family 4 protein, whose amino-acid sequence is MVEEPDGAVQSAQKLVEELASRNAIEVVLYGNSRLKQKFGSILEVRSTGFASNSPFFGVFWERTVLPCLVNSDELDILLCPNGNAPLTPVNCPVVTYIHDVNAQKGMSSGIHGIYRKLAVPLGIRNSDLVLTVSEFSKREISEHLSVEEEDIYVVYNGLSKRYLSDSEGTPWELPENYLLYVGAMNPRKNVQRLVKAYNQVRREIPHRLVLIGPQNKSVYKKMDIDEFSDDIITPGFVSESKLKFAYRNADLFVYPSLYEGFGLPPLEAMAVGTPVVASDRASLPELLNGHCELVNPTEIDQIANSILRSIAQPLDESDRQKLRRYAHKFSWQSSGDQVINILRSVVDNRDF